In Mycobacterium tuberculosis H37Rv, a single window of DNA contains:
- the glfT1 gene encoding galactofuranosyl transferase GlfT, whose translation MTESVFAVVVTHRRPDELAKSLDVLTAQTRLPDHLIVVDNDGCGDSPVRELVAGQPIATTYLGSRRNLGGAGGFALGMLHALAQGADWVWLADDDGHAQDARVLATLLACAEKYSLAEVSPMVCNIDDPTRLAFPLRRGLVWRRRASELRTEAGQELLPGIASLFNGALFRASTLAAIGVPDLRLFIRGDEVEMHRRLIRSGLPFGTCLDAAYLHPCGSDEFKPILCGRMHAQYPDDPGKRFFTYRNRGYVLSQPGLRKLLAQEWLRFGWFFLVTRRDPKGLWEWIRLRRLGRREKFGKPGGSA comes from the coding sequence ATGACTGAATCGGTCTTCGCCGTTGTGGTAACCCACCGGCGCCCCGACGAGCTGGCCAAGTCGCTGGATGTGCTGACCGCCCAGACCCGGTTACCGGACCACCTGATCGTGGTCGATAACGACGGTTGCGGCGACAGCCCGGTCCGCGAGCTTGTCGCGGGACAACCGATCGCCACCACGTATTTGGGGTCACGCCGAAACCTGGGCGGTGCCGGCGGTTTCGCGCTGGGCATGCTGCACGCGCTGGCACAGGGCGCCGATTGGGTGTGGCTGGCCGACGACGACGGGCACGCGCAAGATGCTAGGGTACTGGCAACCCTGCTGGCGTGCGCCGAGAAGTACAGCCTCGCCGAGGTGTCACCGATGGTGTGCAACATAGACGACCCGACGCGGCTGGCGTTTCCGTTGCGGCGTGGCCTGGTATGGCGCAGGCGCGCAAGTGAATTGCGCACCGAGGCGGGCCAAGAGCTGCTGCCTGGGATCGCATCACTGTTCAACGGCGCACTGTTTCGGGCATCCACCCTAGCGGCGATCGGCGTGCCTGACCTGCGGCTGTTCATCCGCGGCGACGAGGTGGAGATGCACCGCCGGCTGATCCGGTCCGGTCTACCGTTCGGAACCTGTCTGGACGCGGCCTACCTGCACCCCTGCGGATCAGACGAATTCAAGCCGATCCTTTGTGGCCGCATGCACGCCCAATATCCCGACGATCCCGGGAAGCGGTTTTTCACCTACCGCAACCGTGGCTATGTATTGTCGCAACCCGGCCTGCGCAAACTATTGGCCCAGGAATGGCTGCGGTTCGGCTGGTTCTTCCTGGTGACCCGCCGCGACCCTAAAGGCCTGTGGGAGTGGATTCGGTTGCGCCGCCTGGGCCGTCGGGAGAAGTTTGGCAAGCCTGGAGGATCTGCATGA
- the lipE gene encoding lipase LipE, producing the protein MRAGDGKIRVPADLDAVTATGEEDHSEIDGAAVDRIWRAARHWYRAGMHPAIQLCIRHHGRVVLNRAIGHGWGNAPTDEADAEKIPVTTDTPFCVYSAAKAITATVVHMLVERGHFALDDRVCEYLPSYTSHGKHRTTIRHVLTHSAGVPFPTGPRPDVRRADDHEYAVERLGELRPLYRPGLVHIYHALTWGPLMREIVYAATGKEIREILATEILDPLGFRWTNFGVAERDVPLVAPSHATGRQLPPVIAAVFRKAIGGTVHEIIPYTNTPFFLSTILPSSNTVSTANELSRFMEILRRGGELDGVRVLSPETLRGAVTECRRLRPDFATGLMPLRWGTGFMLGSAKYGPFGRNAPAAFGHLGLVNIAVWADPERALSGGLISSGKPGRDPEAGRYGALLNAITAEIPRASSG; encoded by the coding sequence ATGCGCGCTGGCGACGGCAAGATCCGTGTCCCGGCCGACCTAGACGCCGTCACGGCAACCGGCGAAGAGGACCACTCCGAAATCGACGGTGCGGCCGTCGACCGGATCTGGCGGGCCGCACGCCATTGGTATCGGGCCGGTATGCATCCCGCGATCCAGTTGTGCATTCGGCACCATGGGCGGGTCGTGCTCAACCGCGCGATCGGGCACGGCTGGGGCAACGCCCCCACCGATGAGGCCGATGCCGAGAAGATCCCGGTGACGACTGACACCCCGTTCTGCGTGTACTCGGCGGCCAAGGCGATCACGGCGACCGTTGTACACATGCTCGTCGAGCGCGGACACTTCGCGCTCGACGACCGCGTCTGCGAGTACCTGCCCTCCTACACCAGTCATGGCAAGCACCGCACCACGATCCGGCACGTGCTGACCCACAGCGCAGGCGTCCCGTTTCCCACCGGGCCCCGACCCGACGTCAGACGCGCGGACGACCATGAATACGCGGTGGAAAGGCTCGGCGAACTACGGCCGCTATATCGGCCCGGACTGGTACACATCTACCACGCGCTGACCTGGGGTCCGTTGATGCGTGAGATCGTCTACGCGGCCACCGGCAAGGAAATCCGCGAGATCCTGGCCACCGAGATCCTCGACCCGCTGGGCTTTCGGTGGACCAACTTCGGCGTCGCCGAGCGCGATGTGCCGCTGGTCGCGCCCAGTCACGCCACCGGGCGGCAGCTGCCGCCGGTGATCGCCGCGGTGTTCCGCAAGGCGATCGGCGGAACCGTGCACGAGATCATCCCCTATACGAACACCCCGTTCTTCCTCAGCACCATCCTCCCGTCGTCCAACACTGTGTCAACGGCCAACGAGCTGTCCCGCTTTATGGAAATCCTGCGCCGCGGTGGCGAACTCGACGGTGTTCGTGTACTGAGTCCCGAGACGCTGCGCGGCGCGGTGACGGAATGCCGGCGCTTGCGACCGGACTTCGCCACCGGGCTGATGCCGCTTCGCTGGGGCACCGGGTTCATGCTGGGGTCCGCCAAGTACGGGCCGTTCGGGCGCAACGCGCCGGCGGCATTCGGCCATCTCGGTCTGGTCAACATTGCGGTTTGGGCCGACCCCGAACGAGCTCTGTCGGGCGGTTTGATCAGTAGCGGCAAACCCGGTAGGGACCCCGAGGCTGGGCGCTACGGCGCCCTGCTGAACGCCATTACCGCCGAAATACCACGGGCATCGTCGGGCTGA
- a CDS encoding transmembrane protein — MGLWFGTLIALILLIAPGAMVARIAQLRWPVAIAVGPALTYGVVALAIIPYGALGIPWNGWTALAALAVTCAVATGLQLLLARFRDLDAEALAVSRWPAVTVAAGVLLGALLIGWAAYRGIPHWQSIPSTWDAVWHANTVRFILDTGQASSTHMGELRNVETHAPLYYPSVFHGLVAVFCQLTGAAPTTGYTLSSLAASVWLFPVSAAVLTWRAVRSHPGALWSASCASAEWRAAGAAGTAAALSASFTAVPYVEFDTAAMPNLAAYGIAVPTMVLITSTLRHRDRIPVAVLALVGVFSLHITGGIVVALLVSAWWLFEALRHPVRSRLADLLTLAGVAAMAGLVMLPQFLSVRQQEDIIAGHAFPTYLSKKRGLFDAVFQHSRHLNDFPVQYALIVLAAIGGLILLVKKIWWPLAVWLLLIVMNVDAGTPLGGPIGGVAGALGEFFYHDPRRIAAATTLLLMLMAGVALFATVMLLVAAAKRLTDRFRPQPVSVWASATATLLIGATLVSAWHYFPRHRFLFGDKYDSVMIDQKDLDAMAYLASLPGARDTLIGNANTDGTAWMYAVAGLHPLWTHYDYPLQQGPGYHRFIFWAYGRNGESDPRVLEAIQVLRIRYILTSTPTVRGFAVPDGLVSLETSRSWAKIYDNGEARIYEWRGTAAATHS, encoded by the coding sequence GTGGGCCTGTGGTTCGGTACGCTAATCGCTTTGATTTTGCTGATAGCGCCGGGGGCAATGGTTGCTCGCATCGCCCAGCTGAGGTGGCCGGTCGCCATCGCGGTTGGCCCGGCGCTGACATACGGCGTGGTGGCACTCGCGATCATCCCCTATGGCGCGCTCGGAATTCCCTGGAACGGTTGGACCGCGCTGGCCGCCTTGGCGGTGACGTGCGCTGTAGCGACCGGTTTGCAGCTACTGCTTGCCCGTTTTCGGGACCTCGACGCCGAGGCACTTGCGGTTAGCCGCTGGCCCGCGGTTACGGTCGCCGCCGGGGTGCTGCTGGGCGCCCTGTTGATCGGATGGGCCGCATATCGCGGCATACCGCACTGGCAGTCCATCCCCAGCACCTGGGACGCGGTCTGGCACGCCAACACCGTACGTTTCATCCTGGACACCGGCCAGGCGTCCTCGACTCACATGGGGGAGCTTCGCAACGTCGAGACCCATGCCCCGTTGTACTACCCGTCGGTGTTCCACGGGCTGGTCGCGGTGTTCTGCCAGTTAACCGGCGCGGCACCCACCACCGGCTACACACTGAGTTCGCTGGCCGCCTCGGTCTGGCTGTTTCCGGTCAGTGCAGCCGTTCTCACCTGGCGCGCGGTGCGCTCACACCCGGGCGCGCTGTGGTCGGCCTCCTGCGCCTCGGCAGAGTGGCGCGCCGCCGGAGCGGCGGGCACCGCCGCGGCACTCTCGGCGTCGTTCACCGCGGTGCCCTACGTCGAGTTCGATACCGCCGCTATGCCCAACCTGGCGGCCTACGGCATCGCGGTGCCGACGATGGTGCTGATCACCTCGACATTGCGGCACCGCGACCGCATCCCGGTGGCCGTGCTAGCGCTGGTCGGCGTCTTCTCACTGCACATTACCGGCGGTATCGTCGTAGCGCTGTTGGTGTCGGCCTGGTGGCTTTTCGAGGCACTGCGGCATCCTGTGCGATCAAGGCTGGCCGACCTGTTGACGCTGGCCGGCGTGGCAGCGATGGCCGGGTTGGTCATGTTGCCGCAGTTCTTGAGCGTCAGGCAGCAGGAAGACATCATCGCCGGACACGCTTTTCCCACCTATCTCAGCAAGAAGCGTGGGCTGTTCGACGCTGTTTTCCAGCACTCCCGCCATCTCAACGACTTCCCGGTCCAGTACGCGCTCATTGTGTTGGCCGCCATCGGCGGGCTCATTCTGCTGGTCAAGAAGATCTGGTGGCCGCTGGCGGTTTGGCTGCTGTTGATTGTGATGAACGTCGACGCGGGAACACCGTTGGGCGGACCTATCGGAGGGGTGGCCGGCGCACTCGGCGAGTTCTTCTATCACGATCCGCGCCGCATCGCGGCGGCCACAACCCTGCTGTTGATGCTGATGGCAGGTGTGGCGCTGTTCGCGACAGTCATGTTGCTAGTGGCCGCGGCGAAACGACTGACCGACCGTTTCAGACCCCAGCCGGTGTCTGTCTGGGCATCGGCGACCGCGACACTACTGATCGGAGCCACTCTGGTCAGTGCGTGGCATTACTTTCCCCGGCACCGATTTCTGTTCGGCGACAAGTACGACTCGGTGATGATCGACCAGAAAGATCTCGACGCCATGGCATACCTGGCGAGTTTGCCCGGCGCACGCGACACGTTGATTGGCAACGCCAACACGGACGGCACCGCGTGGATGTATGCCGTGGCCGGCCTACACCCGCTGTGGACCCACTACGACTACCCGCTGCAACAGGGCCCGGGCTATCACCGGTTCATCTTCTGGGCCTATGGCCGCAACGGGGAGAGCGATCCTCGGGTACTCGAGGCCATCCAAGTCCTCCGTATCCGCTATATCCTGACCAGCACTCCGACGGTGCGGGGGTTTGCCGTGCCGGACGGACTAGTGTCGTTAGAGACATCGAGGTCGTGGGCGAAGATCTACGACAACGGCGAGGCCCGAATCTACGAATGGCGCGGCACTGCCGCAGCAACACACTCCTAG
- the rfbE gene encoding O-antigen/lipopolysaccharide ABC transporter ATP-binding protein RfbE yields MSDPHHPHIQTHNAWVEFPIFDAKSRSLKKAVLGKAGGTIGRNNSNVVVIEALRDITMELNLGDRVGLVGHNGAGKSTLLRLLSGIYEPTRGWAKVTGRVAPVFDLGIGMDPEISGYENIIIRGLFLGQTRKQMQAKVDEIAEFTELGEYLSMPLRTYSTGMRVRLAMGVVTSIDPEILLLDEGIGAVDADFLRKAQSRLQNLVERSGILVFASHSNEFLARLCKTAIWIDHGVIRLAGGIEEVVRAYEGEDAARHVREVLAETQADRQNVQG; encoded by the coding sequence GTGTCGGATCCGCACCATCCCCATATCCAGACGCACAACGCGTGGGTGGAGTTCCCTATCTTCGACGCCAAGTCACGTTCGCTGAAGAAGGCGGTCCTGGGTAAAGCGGGCGGCACCATCGGGCGCAACAACTCCAACGTCGTCGTCATCGAAGCGTTGCGCGACATCACCATGGAGCTGAACCTGGGTGACCGGGTCGGTCTGGTCGGACACAACGGAGCCGGCAAATCGACGCTGCTACGCCTGCTTTCGGGCATCTACGAGCCCACCCGCGGCTGGGCGAAGGTCACCGGAAGGGTGGCGCCGGTCTTCGATCTGGGCATCGGCATGGACCCCGAGATCTCCGGCTACGAGAACATCATCATTCGTGGGCTGTTTCTGGGACAGACCCGCAAACAGATGCAGGCGAAAGTGGATGAGATCGCCGAATTCACCGAATTGGGCGAGTACCTTTCGATGCCGCTGCGCACCTATTCCACCGGGATGCGAGTCCGCCTGGCGATGGGCGTGGTCACCAGCATCGACCCAGAGATCCTGTTGCTCGACGAAGGCATCGGCGCCGTGGACGCCGACTTCCTGAGGAAGGCCCAGTCCCGGCTGCAGAATTTGGTCGAACGTTCCGGGATCCTGGTTTTCGCAAGCCATTCCAACGAGTTTTTGGCTCGACTATGCAAGACCGCGATATGGATTGACCATGGCGTCATCAGGCTCGCCGGTGGTATCGAAGAGGTGGTACGGGCCTACGAGGGTGAGGACGCCGCCCGGCACGTGCGCGAAGTACTGGCCGAGACCCAGGCCGACAGACAGAACGTCCAGGGATGA
- the echA21 gene encoding enoyl-CoA hydratase EchA21 (enoyl hydrase (unsaturated acyl-CoA hydratase) (crotonase)) translates to MGETYESVTVETKDQVAQVTLIGPGKGNAMGPAFWSEMPEVFHALDADREVRAIVITGSGKNFSYGLDVPAMGGMFAPLIADGALARPRTDFHTEILRMQKAINAVADCRTPTIAAVQGWCIGGAVDLISAVDIRYASADAKFSVREVKLAIVADMGSLARLPLILSDGHLRELALTGKNIDAARAEKIGLVNDVYDDADQTLAAAHATAAEIAANPPLAVYGIKDVLDQQRTSAVSENLRYVAAWNAAFLPSKDLTEGISATFAKRPPQFTGE, encoded by the coding sequence ATGGGCGAAACCTACGAATCCGTCACCGTCGAAACCAAGGACCAGGTCGCGCAGGTGACGCTGATCGGGCCGGGCAAGGGCAACGCGATGGGGCCCGCATTCTGGTCGGAGATGCCCGAGGTGTTCCATGCCCTGGACGCCGACCGTGAGGTGCGGGCCATCGTCATCACCGGATCGGGCAAGAACTTCAGCTACGGCCTGGACGTACCGGCCATGGGCGGAATGTTCGCCCCGTTGATCGCCGACGGCGCGCTGGCCCGCCCACGCACGGACTTCCACACCGAAATACTGCGCATGCAGAAGGCGATCAACGCCGTCGCCGACTGCCGCACCCCCACGATCGCGGCCGTCCAGGGTTGGTGCATCGGCGGCGCCGTCGACCTGATCTCCGCGGTCGACATCCGGTATGCCAGCGCCGACGCGAAGTTCTCGGTGCGCGAGGTCAAGCTAGCGATTGTTGCCGACATGGGCAGCCTGGCGCGCCTTCCACTAATCCTGAGCGACGGCCATCTACGAGAACTCGCGCTGACCGGCAAAAATATCGACGCGGCCCGCGCCGAGAAGATCGGCCTGGTCAACGACGTCTACGATGACGCCGACCAGACGCTGGCCGCGGCCCACGCGACTGCCGCCGAGATCGCCGCCAACCCACCTTTGGCGGTCTACGGCATCAAGGACGTTCTCGACCAACAACGCACGTCCGCCGTCTCGGAGAACCTGCGCTATGTCGCCGCCTGGAACGCCGCGTTTCTGCCGTCCAAGGACCTCACCGAAGGTATTTCCGCGACGTTCGCCAAGCGCCCGCCCCAGTTCACCGGCGAGTAG
- a CDS encoding oxidoreductase produces MTIMRAVVAESSDRLVWQEVPDVSAGPGEVLIKVAASGVNRADVLQAAGKYPPPPGVSDIIGLEVSGIVAAVGPGVTEWSAGQEVCALLAGGGYAEYVAVPADQVLPIPPSVNLVDSAALPEVACTVWSNLVMTAHLRPGQLVLIHGGASGIGSHAIQVVRALAARVAITAGSPEKLELCRDLGAQITINYRDEDFVARLKQETDGSGADIILDIMGASYLDRNIDALATDGQLIVIGMQGGVKAELNLGKLLTKRARVIGTTLRARPVSGPHGKAAIAQAVAASVWPMIAANRVRPVIGTRLPIQQAAQAHELMLSGKTFGKILLTV; encoded by the coding sequence GTGACCATCATGCGTGCCGTCGTCGCCGAATCCTCAGATCGACTGGTATGGCAGGAAGTCCCCGACGTGTCGGCTGGGCCGGGCGAAGTGCTCATCAAGGTTGCCGCTTCCGGTGTCAACCGCGCCGACGTGCTACAGGCCGCCGGCAAATATCCGCCGCCCCCGGGAGTAAGCGACATCATCGGCCTAGAGGTGAGCGGCATCGTCGCTGCGGTCGGTCCCGGGGTTACCGAATGGTCTGCCGGACAAGAGGTTTGCGCCTTGCTTGCCGGCGGCGGCTATGCCGAATACGTTGCCGTTCCGGCCGACCAGGTGCTGCCGATTCCGCCGAGCGTCAACCTGGTCGACTCAGCCGCCCTGCCCGAAGTGGCGTGCACGGTGTGGTCGAACCTGGTGATGACCGCTCATCTGCGGCCGGGTCAGCTGGTGCTGATTCACGGCGGGGCCAGCGGCATCGGCAGCCACGCGATCCAGGTGGTCCGCGCCCTGGCAGCACGGGTGGCGATCACCGCCGGCTCACCGGAGAAACTGGAGCTCTGTCGCGACCTGGGCGCCCAAATCACCATCAACTACCGCGACGAGGATTTCGTCGCGCGGCTGAAGCAAGAGACCGATGGTAGCGGCGCTGACATCATCCTCGACATCATGGGAGCGTCCTACCTGGACCGCAATATCGACGCGCTGGCCACCGACGGCCAGCTGATAGTCATTGGCATGCAGGGCGGGGTGAAGGCCGAGCTCAACCTGGGCAAGCTGCTCACCAAGCGGGCGCGCGTCATCGGTACCACGCTGCGGGCCCGGCCGGTCAGCGGCCCGCACGGCAAGGCGGCCATCGCCCAGGCGGTGGCGGCCTCGGTCTGGCCGATGATCGCCGCGAACCGGGTCCGGCCCGTCATCGGCACCCGGCTGCCCATCCAACAGGCGGCACAAGCGCATGAACTGATGTTGTCGGGCAAGACGTTCGGAAAGATTCTGCTGACGGTATAG
- a CDS encoding aminotransferase, whose product MAYDVARVRGLHPSLGDGWVHFDAPAGMLIPDSVATTVSTAFRRSGASTVGAHPSARRSAAVLDAAREAVADLVNADPGGVVLGADRAVLLSLLAEASSSRAGLGYEVIVSRLDDEANIAPWLRAAHRYGAKVKWAEVDIETGELPTWQWESLISKSTRLVAVNSASGTLGGVTDLRAMTKLVHDVGALVVVDHSAAAPYRLLDIRETDADVVTVNAHAWGGPPIGAMVFRDPSVMNSFGSVSTNPYATGPARLEIGVHQFGLLAGVVASIEYLAALDESARGSRRERLAVSMQSADAYLNRVFDYLMVSLRSLPLVMLIGRPEAQIPVVSFAVHKVPADRVVQRLADNGILAIANTGSRVLDVLGVNDVGGAVTVGLAHYSTMAEVDQLVRALASLG is encoded by the coding sequence ATGGCATACGACGTCGCCCGGGTGCGCGGATTGCACCCATCGCTGGGTGACGGATGGGTGCACTTCGATGCACCGGCCGGAATGCTGATTCCCGATTCCGTCGCGACCACCGTGTCGACGGCCTTCCGCCGGTCGGGCGCTAGCACAGTGGGTGCTCACCCGTCGGCGCGGCGTAGCGCGGCGGTACTCGACGCCGCCCGTGAAGCGGTGGCCGATCTGGTCAACGCTGACCCGGGCGGCGTGGTGCTGGGCGCCGACCGGGCGGTGCTGCTGTCGTTGCTGGCCGAAGCGTCGTCCTCACGCGCCGGGCTGGGATACGAAGTGATCGTCAGTCGTCTTGACGACGAGGCCAACATCGCTCCGTGGCTGCGGGCGGCGCACCGCTACGGCGCCAAGGTTAAGTGGGCCGAGGTCGACATCGAGACCGGCGAGCTGCCGACGTGGCAGTGGGAGAGCCTGATCAGCAAGTCAACCAGGCTGGTCGCCGTCAACTCCGCATCCGGAACGCTGGGCGGGGTCACCGATCTGCGGGCGATGACCAAACTGGTGCACGACGTGGGGGCACTGGTGGTGGTCGACCATTCCGCGGCCGCGCCGTATCGGTTGCTCGATATCAGAGAAACCGACGCCGACGTGGTGACGGTGAATGCGCATGCCTGGGGTGGTCCGCCGATTGGGGCGATGGTTTTCCGTGACCCGTCAGTGATGAATTCCTTCGGATCGGTTTCGACCAATCCGTATGCCACCGGGCCGGCGCGCCTGGAGATCGGCGTGCACCAGTTTGGTCTGCTGGCTGGTGTGGTCGCCAGCATTGAGTACCTGGCGGCGCTCGACGAGTCGGCTCGCGGCAGCAGACGCGAACGACTAGCGGTGTCGATGCAATCTGCTGACGCGTACCTGAACCGGGTCTTCGACTATCTGATGGTGTCGTTGCGCTCGCTGCCATTGGTGATGCTGATCGGTCGCCCGGAAGCACAGATACCGGTGGTCAGCTTCGCGGTCCACAAGGTGCCGGCTGACCGCGTGGTGCAGCGGCTGGCGGACAACGGAATTCTCGCGATCGCCAACACCGGCTCACGCGTGCTCGACGTGCTGGGCGTCAACGACGTCGGCGGCGCGGTCACCGTCGGGCTGGCGCATTACTCGACGATGGCCGAAGTCGACCAGCTGGTGCGCGCGCTGGCGTCGCTAGGTTGA
- the hisC2 gene encoding histidinol-phosphate aminotransferase (imidazole acetol-phosphate transaminase (imidazolylacetolphosphate aminotransferase)), producing MTARLRPELAGLPVYVPGKTVPGAIKLASNETVFGPLPSVRAAIDRATDTVNRYPDNGCVQLKAALARHLGPDFAPEHVAVGCGSVSLCQQLVQVTASVGDEVVFGWRSFELYPPQVRVAGAIPIQVPLTDHTFDLYAMLATVTDRTRLIFVCNPNNPTSTVVGPDALARFVEAVPAHILIAIDEAYVEYIRDGMRPDSLGLVRAHNNVVVLRTFSKAYGLAGLRIGYAIGHPDVITALDKVYVPFTVSSIGQAAAIASLDAADELLARTDTVVAERARVSAELRAAGFTLPPSQANFVWLPLGSRTQDFVEQAADARIVVRPYGTDGVRVTVAAPEENDAFLRFARRWRSDQ from the coding sequence GTGACCGCCCGCCTGCGACCCGAGCTGGCTGGGCTGCCGGTTTATGTGCCCGGCAAAACGGTGCCGGGCGCCATCAAGCTGGCCAGCAACGAAACCGTGTTCGGCCCGCTGCCCAGCGTCCGTGCCGCCATCGACCGGGCTACCGACACGGTCAACCGCTACCCCGACAACGGCTGCGTGCAGCTCAAGGCCGCGCTGGCCCGGCATCTTGGCCCGGACTTCGCTCCCGAGCACGTCGCCGTCGGTTGCGGCTCGGTCAGCCTCTGCCAGCAACTCGTTCAGGTCACCGCCTCGGTTGGTGACGAAGTGGTCTTCGGCTGGCGCAGCTTTGAGCTCTATCCACCACAGGTCCGGGTCGCCGGCGCTATCCCCATCCAGGTGCCGTTGACCGACCACACGTTCGACCTCTACGCCATGCTCGCCACGGTCACCGACCGCACCCGGCTGATCTTCGTGTGCAACCCCAACAATCCGACCTCCACCGTCGTCGGTCCGGACGCGCTGGCCCGCTTCGTCGAGGCGGTTCCGGCGCACATCCTGATCGCCATCGACGAGGCGTATGTGGAGTACATCCGGGACGGCATGCGGCCCGACAGCTTAGGCCTGGTTCGCGCACACAACAATGTCGTTGTGCTGCGTACGTTTTCGAAAGCGTACGGCCTGGCGGGGTTGCGGATCGGCTACGCGATCGGCCACCCCGACGTCATAACCGCGCTGGACAAGGTCTACGTGCCATTTACCGTGTCGAGTATCGGGCAGGCCGCGGCCATCGCGTCCCTGGACGCCGCCGACGAGCTGCTGGCCCGTACCGACACCGTGGTTGCCGAGCGCGCCCGCGTCAGCGCCGAGTTGCGTGCTGCCGGGTTCACGCTGCCGCCATCGCAGGCCAACTTTGTCTGGCTTCCGCTGGGATCCCGCACCCAAGACTTCGTGGAGCAGGCCGCCGATGCACGCATCGTGGTCCGCCCGTACGGCACGGATGGCGTTCGGGTCACCGTCGCCGCACCAGAGGAGAACGACGCGTTCCTGCGGTTCGCCCGCCGCTGGCGGAGCGACCAATGA
- a CDS encoding S-adenosylmethionine-dependent methyltransferase, producing the protein MPRTDNDSWAITESVGATALGVAAARAAETESDNPLINDPFARIFVDAAGDGIWSMYTNRTLLAGATDLDPDLRAPIQQMIDFMAARTAFFDEYFLATADAGVRQVVILASGLDSRAWRLPWPDGTVVYELDQPKVLEFKSATLRQHGAQPASQLVNVPIDLRQDWPKALQKAGFDPSKPCAWLAEGLVRYLPARAQDLLFERIDALSRPGSWLASNVPGAGFLDPERMRRQRADMRRMRAAAAKLVETEISDVDDLWYAEQRTAVAEWLRERGWDVSTATLPELLARYGRSIPHSGEDSIPPNLFVSAQRATS; encoded by the coding sequence GTGCCGCGGACCGACAACGATTCCTGGGCCATTACCGAGAGCGTGGGCGCCACCGCACTGGGTGTGGCGGCGGCGCGTGCGGCCGAGACCGAGAGCGACAACCCATTGATCAACGATCCGTTCGCGCGGATCTTTGTGGACGCGGCCGGCGACGGGATATGGAGCATGTACACGAATCGCACGTTGCTGGCCGGTGCGACCGACCTCGACCCGGACCTGCGGGCGCCGATACAGCAGATGATCGATTTCATGGCCGCCCGGACCGCGTTTTTCGACGAGTATTTCCTGGCTACCGCCGACGCTGGGGTGAGGCAAGTAGTGATCCTCGCCTCGGGCCTGGACTCGCGTGCCTGGCGGCTGCCCTGGCCGGACGGCACCGTGGTGTACGAGCTGGACCAGCCCAAGGTGCTGGAATTCAAATCAGCCACGTTGCGCCAGCATGGCGCGCAGCCGGCTTCGCAGCTGGTGAACGTTCCCATAGACCTTCGTCAGGACTGGCCAAAGGCACTGCAGAAAGCCGGATTTGACCCATCGAAGCCGTGTGCGTGGTTAGCCGAAGGGTTGGTGCGGTACCTGCCGGCGCGGGCTCAGGATCTGTTGTTCGAGCGTATCGATGCGCTCAGCAGGCCGGGCAGTTGGTTGGCGTCCAACGTCCCCGGCGCCGGTTTTCTCGACCCTGAGCGAATGCGACGCCAGCGTGCGGACATGCGGCGGATGCGGGCCGCGGCAGCCAAGCTGGTCGAAACTGAGATATCAGATGTCGATGACCTCTGGTATGCAGAGCAGCGCACCGCGGTCGCCGAGTGGCTGCGTGAACGTGGCTGGGACGTGTCGACGGCAACGTTGCCCGAGCTGCTGGCTCGGTATGGCCGCAGCATCCCTCACAGTGGCGAAGACTCAATCCCGCCAAACCTTTTCGTATCCGCGCAGCGGGCCACGAGCTGA